The genomic DNA ATCCCCTTTTTTCTCCCTGAACTTTTTGGGCCGCCATGCGGGATATGTCGGGAGGTGAGTCAGGCGTGCCCCTTCCCGGCGCGCCTGTGGGGTGGGTTTGGGTTGAAGTTTGAATCGTTCCGGGTGCGGGAATCAGCTCCGCGCTCCCCGCGCCGCCGTTATCATATATGACTGTCCTCTTCTCTTCCAGGCGGCGCACCGAAAAATATATATTGAAAGAAAGAACGCGAGAGGGAAACCTTTTTTAGAAGGCTTCCCTCTCGCTTTTTGCTATTTTGCTTACCCCTGCGGGTAATCGAGGGCTTCAGGAATCATCACTTCGGTCAGGGCGTTGCCCGCGCGGTCCTTGGCCAGACGGGAGCCGGCCAGGCACATGTCCACGGTCGCCTTGAGTTCGCGGAAGCGGACGAGGTCCGGACGAGCGCACTTGGACTGATCGCCCAGGGTGCCGTCCTCGGCGCATTCGCCCTTGGGCTCGCACTTCTCGGCGATACCGCCGTCCGGGGTCGGGCAATGGTTCCAGTTGAAACCGTAAACCAGCTCGGAACAGATGCGGGCGACCTCTCCGGCGGCGCGCGCCGCCTGGACGTGGCACAGGTCCTTGTAGAACCCGGTCAGATCGTCGAGGCCATCGGCCAGAATCGGGGACATGGGGCCTTTCTCGATAAGCTCCATGACGTCGCGGGCCAGGAAGTAGGGGCCAAGAATCCAGCCCAACGCATCGGCCATGGCGAAAGTAACGCCCTGCCGCTTGTTGTGATACAGCTTCCTGCCGTTCTCGTCCTTGCTCTCCTGCAGGTGGGCCAGGGTCCACTGCCACAGCTCCATGGCCGAAGCCAGCACGTAGCCGCCCAGACCGGGAACGTCCCTGCCCGCGCGGCGCATTTGCGCGATCCAGTTTTCCATGATGCAGCCGAAGATGTCGGAGGTCATGGTCATGGTCAGGTGGCGGCGCTGCACGGCCTCGGGGCCTTCGTAGGTGGCTTCGAGCTGGCAGTCGGTCCACTTCTGCATGAGGAAGCCGGGGCAGTCCTCGGTGATGCCGTAACCGCCGACCAACGCCACGGCCTCGCGCATCTTGTTGGCGCCTTCGCCAGTGTTCCAGAGCTTCACGCCGGGATTGAGGATGCCGGCCAGGGCCTCCATGTAGGCGTACTGGACCAGAGTGTCGTTCGAAAGCTCGTTGTAGCGGGCTTCGTCGCGCTCTTCGGCCGGGCCGTATTCCATGGCGATGAATTCTCGGACCTGATCGTGGAGCTGGCGCAGGGCGGACATCTGCTTGCGGATGCTCGTCACGCCTTCGGCCTCGAAATGGGCCTCCTTGGCCTTCTCGATGGGGTCGAAGCGATCGGCCAGCCGCGCGGCGGCAAAGGCCAGGGAGCAGCCCGCTTCGCCGGAAGCCCAGACATCGACGAGCCGCTGCAGGGCGTCCTCGTTGTTCTGGATGCCCTTGTCGAAGCGCGGGGAGCCTTCATGGCA from Pseudodesulfovibrio thermohalotolerans includes the following:
- a CDS encoding acyl-CoA dehydrogenase family protein, yielding MYTLRTLPGDDVRQIMWRFAERFDIQMSVQSARSIARSTVAKLVAEGARNTHEWTEQKGELLTAFDQSGLTSLFMDPHQGGYIEGPKNLALALVAYELAWVDAGAATSSLASCLALAPIHEKGTPEQRDKYMSACVPPQPGEDREIWRGAFALTEPLPYVGVDTGVLCGKASVEEWNDGEEPMLRIDKRGRFITNMDFANFVTAAVESKDERIKGSFMVILEEGDEGVFDRGAPTLKMVHQLSSTRDPVLNLKVPASRIIGGYDVVDGVIVPKYNHSEIIGAVFHRTRIPVGLMTSAKLLSAIEPVIRYHRNRFRGGDACHEGSPRFDKGIQNNEDALQRLVDVWASGEAGCSLAFAAARLADRFDPIEKAKEAHFEAEGVTSIRKQMSALRQLHDQVREFIAMEYGPAEERDEARYNELSNDTLVQYAYMEALAGILNPGVKLWNTGEGANKMREAVALVGGYGITEDCPGFLMQKWTDCQLEATYEGPEAVQRRHLTMTMTSDIFGCIMENWIAQMRRAGRDVPGLGGYVLASAMELWQWTLAHLQESKDENGRKLYHNKRQGVTFAMADALGWILGPYFLARDVMELIEKGPMSPILADGLDDLTGFYKDLCHVQAARAAGEVARICSELVYGFNWNHCPTPDGGIAEKCEPKGECAEDGTLGDQSKCARPDLVRFRELKATVDMCLAGSRLAKDRAGNALTEVMIPEALDYPQG